The Metabacillus schmidteae genome has a segment encoding these proteins:
- a CDS encoding response regulator transcription factor, translating into MQEANILLVDDETSIVKMVEMVLEKEGFSNIYTAHTAHDALKIIQNNPIDFIVLDVMLPDLTGFELCPKIREVSDAYILFLTAKVSDLDVLTGFAIGGDDYVTKPFNPLEIAARIKATLRRRELPVRLKKAVQKNTNRYDFKEFSVDVDAGELIVDGKVVQCPAQVFHLLIYFCQNPNIVISKQKLLETVWGFERYVDDNTVTVHIHKLREKIEVDPGNPKYLKTVRRLGYKLVKE; encoded by the coding sequence TTGCAAGAAGCAAATATTTTGTTAGTAGATGATGAAACATCGATCGTGAAAATGGTTGAAATGGTATTGGAAAAAGAAGGTTTTTCGAATATTTATACCGCCCACACAGCGCATGATGCGTTAAAGATTATTCAAAATAATCCTATAGATTTTATTGTGCTCGATGTAATGCTGCCGGATTTAACAGGCTTTGAATTGTGTCCAAAAATCAGAGAAGTATCTGATGCATATATTTTATTTTTAACAGCTAAAGTATCTGATTTAGATGTTCTGACTGGTTTTGCGATAGGTGGAGATGATTATGTAACCAAACCATTCAATCCGCTTGAAATTGCAGCTCGGATTAAAGCTACTCTTAGGAGGAGGGAACTGCCTGTCCGATTGAAAAAAGCTGTACAGAAAAATACGAATCGGTACGATTTTAAAGAGTTTAGTGTTGATGTTGATGCAGGGGAATTAATTGTTGATGGAAAAGTGGTGCAATGCCCAGCCCAGGTATTTCATCTATTAATCTATTTTTGTCAAAATCCTAATATTGTCATTTCTAAACAAAAACTATTAGAAACAGTTTGGGGATTTGAACGATACGTAGATGATAATACCGTAACCGTCCACATACATAAATTGAGGGAAAAAATTGAAGTTGATCCTGGTAATCCAAAATATTTAAAAACAGTAAGAAGGTTAGGATATAAGCTCGTCAAGGAGTGA